A single genomic interval of uncultured Pseudodesulfovibrio sp. harbors:
- a CDS encoding transcriptional repressor: MAADMGFRLSKQRKVILEELKKVKTHPTADEVYDMVRKIIPRISLGTVYRNLEFLCSKGLVLKLGAPGAQKRFDGTPEPHPHIRCAVCTNVIDVECDIDVPTLPEECAGGYSILNTNVEFVGICPKCQTAQQ, from the coding sequence ATGGCCGCAGATATGGGTTTTCGGCTGTCAAAGCAGCGCAAGGTTATTCTGGAAGAGTTGAAAAAGGTAAAAACGCATCCCACGGCGGATGAGGTTTATGACATGGTACGCAAGATCATTCCGCGTATCAGTCTCGGCACTGTTTACCGTAACCTTGAATTCTTGTGCAGCAAGGGATTGGTGCTCAAGCTCGGCGCTCCCGGCGCACAGAAACGTTTTGACGGTACCCCGGAACCGCACCCGCATATTCGTTGTGCCGTGTGCACCAATGTCATTGATGTCGAATGCGACATTGATGTTCCCACACTCCCAGAAGAGTGTGCAGGCGGCTACTCGATTCTCAACACCAATGTTGAGTTTGTGGGTATCTGCCCCAAGTGTCAGACAGCGCAACAGTAA
- a CDS encoding OmpA family protein yields MKHSKKLMLLALVAALTLSFAFAATASAKTVKKIDNFVLFLDQSGSMAMKHEDYGKTKIDMAKETMANLNKAIPSLDYTSSMFLFAPFEGEAQPAKYSKSAMAGAVAGVPDDFEIFNRRTPLGNGLMDLDPVLAGLSGETALIIFTDGASNIGADPIAQARALYAKYGDRLCIHVVSFADTPHGQMIIDEIRALSSCTVVADYASLSAPGGMDKYTKEIFYEEVADAPAPAPVPMAKETITFSLHFGFDKYQITDEMIPVLEQAKMILEESPSAEFVVAGHTDSTGPEQYNQGLSERRAASVKQWLVNNGVSASQLEAKGYGELAPKYDNATKEGRKLNRRVEIQTK; encoded by the coding sequence ATGAAACATTCCAAAAAACTGATGCTGTTGGCCCTCGTTGCGGCCCTGACACTGTCATTTGCATTTGCGGCCACGGCCAGTGCAAAGACTGTTAAAAAAATCGACAATTTCGTTCTCTTTCTTGACCAGTCCGGCTCCATGGCGATGAAGCATGAAGACTACGGCAAGACGAAAATCGACATGGCCAAAGAGACCATGGCGAACCTGAACAAGGCGATCCCGTCTCTGGATTACACTTCGTCCATGTTCCTCTTTGCTCCCTTTGAAGGTGAGGCACAGCCCGCCAAGTACAGCAAAAGCGCCATGGCAGGAGCCGTTGCAGGCGTGCCCGACGATTTCGAGATCTTCAACCGCCGCACCCCGCTCGGAAACGGTCTCATGGATCTCGACCCGGTCCTCGCAGGTCTTTCCGGCGAAACCGCTCTGATCATCTTCACTGACGGCGCATCCAATATCGGTGCCGACCCGATCGCACAGGCCCGTGCTCTTTACGCCAAATACGGCGACCGCCTCTGCATCCACGTTGTCAGCTTTGCCGACACCCCGCACGGACAGATGATCATTGATGAAATCCGCGCCCTGTCTTCCTGCACAGTGGTTGCCGATTACGCTTCCCTGTCCGCTCCCGGCGGTATGGACAAGTACACCAAGGAAATCTTCTACGAAGAAGTAGCCGACGCTCCGGCTCCTGCTCCGGTCCCCATGGCCAAGGAAACCATTACCTTCAGCCTGCACTTCGGCTTTGACAAATACCAGATCACCGACGAAATGATTCCTGTCCTCGAACAGGCCAAGATGATTCTGGAAGAAAGCCCGTCCGCTGAATTCGTGGTTGCCGGTCACACCGACTCCACCGGACCCGAGCAGTACAACCAGGGACTGTCCGAACGCCGCGCCGCTTCCGTCAAGCAGTGGCTCGTCAACAACGGCGTCTCCGCTTCCCAGCTCGAAGCCAAGGGTTACGGCGAACTCGCACCCAAGTACGACAACGCCACCAAGGAAGGCCGCAAGCTGAACCGCAGGGTTGAAATCCAGACCAAGTAA
- a CDS encoding AIR synthase-related protein: MLCRVIVGLKEGVRDVVGEKFARKIKSELDMDVKGVRIVNVFTLEGLSQEQVDLALERAALHDPVLHEVALEPLARDFDWIIEVGFRPGVTDNEGRTARETLGVVLGLSKDELESVKVYTSKQYLVTADMDEAGIQHVAKDLLANELIQRFEYKSAAVWADDPGFEAKAARVTGKASDAVAIIPLSTMTDDEMMDFSRANTLALSLREMHDIRAYYADPAVVAERKTVGLPADPTDAEIEVLAQTWSEHCKHKIFSSKITYENRETGKTIELSSLYKTFIQNPTKVLRQRNAESGPFGDYCLSVFKDNAGVLKFSETINVCMKMETHNSPSALDPYGGALTGIVGVNRDPMGTGIGANLLCNTDVFCFASPFHEGELPPRLLHPRRVFEGVREGVEHGGNKSGIPTVNGSIVFDERYLGKPLVYCGTIGTMPVEIAGKPSHEKCALPGDVIVMSGGRIGADGIHGATFSSEELHEGSPATAVQIGDPITQRKMYDFLMRARNLGLYNAITDNGAGGLSSSVGEMAEDSGGFEMDLAKAPLKYDGLKPWEILISEAQERMTMAVPPEKLDEFMALSAEMDVESTVLGNYTDSGKYLVRYGDKMVTCLDMEFLHNGVPQMELDAVWERPQIADDEVPVPEDQGALLRDMLGRLNICSKEYVVRQYDHEVQGKSAVKPMVGVKADGPSDAGVVRPELDSDRGLVVAHGICPQYSDIDTYWMMANAVDEAIRNAVAVGGDVKYMAGCDNFCWCDPVQSESTPDGHYKLAQLVRANQALAHYCLGFGVPCVSGKDSMKNDYKGGGQKISIPPTVLFSVIGVIPDVNKCVTSDFKKAGDKIYLLGLTRAEFGGSEVAGQLGFSSSRVPQVDLLSAKARYEALFGAIQDGLVSACHDCSDGGLGVSLAEMCIGGRLGANVDLSAVPVNGDINLTGVLYAESASRLVVSVPAEKADAFEAAMGGGACACIGEVADSSKLMAEYDDTVVLNEDILKLTDAFKATLDW; the protein is encoded by the coding sequence ATGCTGTGCCGTGTTATCGTTGGCTTGAAGGAAGGCGTTCGTGACGTTGTGGGTGAGAAATTCGCCCGCAAGATAAAGAGTGAACTCGATATGGACGTCAAGGGCGTTCGTATCGTCAATGTTTTTACTCTGGAAGGCCTTTCGCAGGAACAGGTTGATCTGGCTCTGGAACGGGCCGCTTTGCATGACCCCGTCCTGCACGAGGTCGCGCTTGAGCCGTTGGCCCGCGATTTTGACTGGATTATCGAAGTCGGTTTCCGCCCCGGCGTGACGGATAACGAAGGCCGTACCGCCCGCGAGACGCTCGGCGTGGTGCTCGGCCTTTCCAAGGACGAGCTGGAATCCGTCAAGGTGTATACGTCCAAGCAGTATCTCGTCACCGCCGACATGGATGAAGCAGGAATCCAGCATGTCGCAAAGGACCTGCTCGCCAACGAACTGATCCAGCGTTTCGAATACAAGTCCGCCGCAGTCTGGGCCGATGATCCCGGATTCGAGGCCAAGGCCGCCCGTGTGACCGGCAAGGCCAGTGACGCCGTGGCGATCATCCCGCTGTCCACCATGACCGACGACGAGATGATGGATTTCTCCCGCGCCAACACGCTGGCGCTTTCCCTGCGTGAGATGCATGACATCCGGGCCTACTATGCCGACCCCGCCGTCGTTGCCGAGCGCAAGACCGTCGGACTGCCTGCCGATCCGACCGATGCGGAGATCGAGGTCCTTGCCCAGACATGGTCCGAGCACTGCAAACACAAGATTTTCAGCTCGAAGATTACCTATGAGAACAGGGAAACCGGCAAGACCATCGAGCTTTCCAGCCTGTACAAGACGTTCATCCAGAACCCGACCAAGGTGCTGCGCCAGCGCAATGCCGAATCCGGCCCGTTCGGCGACTACTGTCTGTCCGTGTTCAAGGACAACGCGGGTGTGCTCAAATTTTCCGAGACCATCAATGTCTGCATGAAGATGGAGACGCACAACTCTCCGTCCGCTCTGGACCCGTACGGCGGAGCCCTGACCGGTATCGTGGGTGTCAACCGCGACCCCATGGGCACCGGCATAGGTGCGAACCTGCTGTGCAACACCGATGTATTCTGCTTTGCCTCGCCGTTCCACGAGGGCGAACTCCCGCCCCGCCTGCTGCATCCGCGCCGCGTGTTTGAAGGCGTGCGCGAAGGCGTTGAGCATGGCGGCAACAAGTCCGGTATTCCCACGGTCAACGGTTCCATCGTGTTTGACGAGCGTTACCTCGGCAAGCCGCTGGTTTACTGCGGCACCATCGGCACCATGCCGGTGGAGATCGCGGGCAAGCCGTCTCACGAAAAATGCGCTCTGCCCGGTGACGTGATCGTCATGTCCGGTGGCCGAATCGGCGCGGACGGCATCCACGGCGCGACCTTCTCGTCCGAGGAACTGCATGAAGGCAGCCCCGCAACCGCCGTGCAGATCGGTGACCCGATCACGCAGCGCAAGATGTACGATTTTCTCATGCGCGCCCGTAATCTCGGCCTGTACAACGCCATCACCGATAACGGTGCGGGCGGCCTGTCCTCGTCTGTCGGCGAGATGGCCGAGGATTCCGGCGGTTTCGAAATGGATCTGGCCAAGGCTCCGCTCAAGTACGACGGACTCAAGCCGTGGGAGATTCTCATCTCCGAAGCTCAGGAACGCATGACCATGGCCGTGCCGCCGGAAAAGCTCGACGAGTTCATGGCTCTTTCCGCAGAAATGGACGTCGAATCCACCGTGCTCGGCAATTACACCGATTCCGGCAAGTACCTTGTCCGTTACGGCGACAAGATGGTGACCTGCCTCGACATGGAGTTCCTGCACAACGGCGTGCCGCAGATGGAACTGGATGCCGTGTGGGAACGCCCGCAGATCGCTGACGACGAAGTGCCTGTGCCTGAAGATCAGGGCGCGCTGCTTCGTGACATGCTCGGCCGCCTGAATATCTGCTCCAAGGAATATGTCGTCCGCCAGTACGACCACGAGGTGCAGGGCAAGAGCGCGGTCAAGCCCATGGTCGGCGTCAAGGCTGACGGCCCGTCCGACGCCGGTGTGGTCCGGCCCGAACTCGACAGTGACCGGGGGCTGGTCGTGGCCCACGGCATCTGCCCGCAGTATTCCGACATCGACACCTACTGGATGATGGCCAACGCCGTGGATGAAGCCATCCGCAACGCCGTGGCCGTCGGTGGCGACGTCAAGTACATGGCCGGTTGCGACAACTTCTGCTGGTGTGATCCGGTTCAGTCCGAATCCACCCCGGACGGCCATTACAAGCTCGCCCAGCTGGTGCGAGCCAATCAGGCTCTGGCCCATTACTGCCTCGGTTTCGGCGTTCCGTGCGTGTCCGGCAAGGACTCCATGAAGAACGACTACAAGGGCGGCGGCCAGAAGATTTCCATTCCCCCGACCGTGCTGTTCTCGGTCATCGGCGTCATTCCCGACGTGAACAAGTGCGTGACTTCCGACTTCAAGAAGGCCGGTGACAAGATTTACTTGCTGGGCCTGACACGGGCGGAGTTCGGCGGCAGTGAAGTCGCTGGTCAGCTCGGCTTCTCTTCTTCCCGCGTGCCGCAGGTGGACCTGCTTTCCGCAAAGGCTCGGTACGAAGCCTTGTTCGGTGCCATTCAGGACGGTCTGGTCAGCGCCTGTCACGACTGCTCGGACGGCGGCCTCGGCGTGTCTCTGGCAGAAATGTGCATAGGCGGTCGCCTCGGTGCCAATGTGGACCTGTCCGCCGTGCCGGTGAATGGCGATATCAACCTGACCGGCGTGCTGTATGCGGAGTCCGCAAGCCGTCTGGTGGTCAGTGTCCCTGCGGAAAAGGCAGACGCTTTTGAGGCCGCCATGGGCGGTGGAGCATGCGCCTGCATCGGTGAAGTTGCTGATTCCTCTAAACTTATGGCCGAATATGACGATACGGTTGTACTGAATGAGGATATTCTGAAGCTCACTGACGCATTCAAGGCGACGCTCGACTGGTAG
- a CDS encoding YwbE family protein translates to MDGQIRKNLKPGMRVNIVLKKDQRSGRLTQGVIRQLLTKSPSHPHGIKVRLEDGQVGRVKEILSD, encoded by the coding sequence ATGGACGGACAGATACGAAAAAACCTGAAACCCGGCATGCGGGTAAATATCGTCCTGAAAAAGGACCAACGATCAGGCCGCCTCACCCAAGGCGTGATTCGGCAGTTGCTCACGAAATCACCTTCCCACCCGCACGGCATTAAGGTCCGCCTCGAAGACGGACAGGTCGGCAGGGTCAAGGAAATCCTCTCCGACTAA
- a CDS encoding desulfoferrodoxin, with translation MAIKLGEVYKCEVCGNMVIAIHEGAGDLVCCGTEMVLMKENTVDAAVEKHVPVFSKDGDKITVKVGDVAHPMEEKHYIEWIEVVIGETCFTKMLAPGDAPEAEFCACNLSGDISVRAYCNLHGLWAAK, from the coding sequence ATGGCTATCAAGCTCGGTGAAGTGTACAAGTGTGAAGTGTGCGGAAACATGGTTATTGCCATTCATGAAGGCGCCGGAGATCTCGTTTGCTGTGGCACCGAAATGGTTTTGATGAAAGAGAATACCGTGGATGCCGCGGTTGAAAAGCATGTTCCCGTGTTCTCCAAGGACGGCGACAAGATCACCGTCAAGGTCGGTGACGTCGCGCACCCCATGGAAGAGAAACATTACATCGAATGGATTGAAGTCGTGATTGGAGAGACCTGCTTCACCAAGATGCTTGCTCCCGGTGACGCGCCTGAGGCCGAATTCTGTGCCTGTAATCTCTCCGGAGACATCTCCGTCCGTGCGTACTGTAATCTTCACGGTCTTTGGGCCGCCAAGTAG
- a CDS encoding FprA family A-type flavoprotein: protein MKPVELKDDIFWIGAVDWNRRNFHGYSKSPMGTTYNNFLIKDEKTTLIDTVDKSFWGTLQCNIAHVLGPDAKIDYFVINHLEPDHAGCLELAIEKYRPEKIYTSPMGQKAMMAHFHYKDWPVEVVPTGTEISIGKHTLRFIETRMLHWPDSMITYVPEAKLAFTNDAFGQNWATSERWADEVDRGVLAELMKVYYANIVLPYSPVVLKTLDALAEMNLEIDTICPDHGLMFRGDDIPWVLEKYREFAEQKPKNKAVIVYDSMWQSTEKMASAMASGLADEGVSVRLMSMKANHHSEVMTEVFDSAAVIVGSPTHNNGILPLMADMLTYMKGLRPQNKIGAAIGSFGWSGECVKVLTKALEEMGMDMFDPIKVKHVPTHDTMAACYEQGKAIAAAIKEKIG, encoded by the coding sequence ATGAAACCGGTTGAATTGAAAGACGATATTTTCTGGATTGGTGCGGTGGATTGGAACCGCCGTAATTTTCATGGCTATTCCAAATCCCCCATGGGCACCACCTACAACAACTTTCTGATCAAGGACGAGAAGACCACACTTATCGATACCGTGGACAAGAGCTTCTGGGGTACGTTGCAGTGCAACATAGCCCATGTCCTCGGACCGGATGCCAAGATCGACTACTTTGTCATCAATCATCTGGAACCCGATCATGCCGGTTGCCTTGAACTCGCCATCGAGAAGTACCGCCCCGAGAAGATTTACACCTCCCCCATGGGACAGAAAGCCATGATGGCCCACTTCCATTACAAGGATTGGCCCGTCGAAGTCGTGCCCACCGGCACTGAAATTTCCATCGGAAAGCACACGCTCCGGTTCATCGAGACCCGCATGCTGCACTGGCCCGACTCCATGATCACCTATGTGCCCGAGGCAAAGCTGGCGTTTACCAACGATGCCTTCGGCCAGAACTGGGCTACCAGTGAGCGCTGGGCCGATGAAGTGGATCGCGGGGTTCTCGCGGAGCTGATGAAGGTCTACTATGCCAACATCGTGCTGCCGTATTCTCCGGTTGTTCTCAAGACCCTTGATGCGCTTGCCGAGATGAATCTCGAAATCGACACCATCTGCCCGGATCACGGCCTCATGTTCCGTGGTGACGACATCCCGTGGGTGCTGGAAAAGTATCGTGAGTTCGCCGAGCAGAAGCCGAAGAACAAGGCGGTCATCGTCTACGATTCGATGTGGCAGTCCACTGAAAAAATGGCCAGTGCTATGGCCTCCGGTCTTGCCGACGAAGGCGTGTCCGTGCGGCTCATGTCCATGAAGGCCAATCATCACAGTGAAGTCATGACCGAGGTTTTCGACTCCGCCGCCGTGATCGTCGGTTCTCCCACGCACAACAACGGCATTTTGCCGCTCATGGCCGACATGCTGACCTACATGAAAGGTCTGCGCCCCCAGAACAAGATCGGCGCTGCCATCGGTTCCTTCGGTTGGTCCGGCGAATGCGTCAAGGTGCTGACCAAGGCGTTGGAAGAAATGGGAATGGACATGTTCGACCCGATCAAGGTCAAGCATGTGCCCACTCATGACACCATGGCTGCCTGCTATGAGCAGGGCAAGGCTATCGCCGCCGCCATCAAGGAAAAAATCGGTTAG
- a CDS encoding YaiI/YqxD family protein, translating to MRIWVDADACPNVIKDVLYKVAMRREVELTLVANIPLRVPASPLIDTIHVADGFDEADHEIARQAQSGDLVITADIPLADRIVDKGATGLNPRGELYTEDNIKGLLRMRNLMEELRSAGSVSGGPAPIGPKDKQEFTNQLDRFLTKALNR from the coding sequence ATGCGTATATGGGTAGACGCCGACGCGTGTCCCAACGTCATCAAGGACGTCCTATACAAAGTCGCCATGCGCCGCGAAGTCGAGTTGACGCTCGTTGCCAACATTCCTCTGCGCGTTCCCGCATCCCCTCTCATCGACACCATTCACGTTGCCGACGGATTCGACGAAGCAGACCACGAAATTGCCCGTCAGGCACAGTCCGGCGATCTCGTCATCACGGCCGACATCCCCCTTGCCGACCGGATCGTGGACAAAGGCGCAACCGGCCTCAATCCACGCGGCGAGCTCTACACCGAAGACAACATCAAAGGCTTGCTGCGAATGCGAAATCTCATGGAAGAACTACGCAGTGCAGGATCGGTCTCGGGCGGCCCCGCCCCCATCGGCCCCAAAGACAAACAGGAATTCACCAACCAACTCGACCGCTTCCTGACAAAAGCCCTGAACCGCTAA
- a CDS encoding methyl-accepting chemotaxis protein encodes MKFIRQSLGIKVILLSSLLTILAFTGLFIYNSYSTYNHTLHEVQVAAERVGDMLYMAIEDPMSVGDNEGTEKKFGHLSERYPDLKAYLTDYKGEITYSTSEETVRKSVFDVRTENGLPDLIRKGLGEKLVAGELMEIDGKLQFAEVKSIENHESCYHCHGKSRKILGAMVLTVDVSPQFAALKSNQIKSAGISVLGVVALLTALILFMRTNVVNRITKIAATTEEVSKGNLDAKFSVKGSDELGSLARYLGEMVDQIKDQLQYNKSVLDGIVVPLFVTDSKERLQFINPPLREILGLSEDEVKDRTVSSIFECEPGDEACDAAHVISSGVAISGNFHYTRSDGRVFPLHFEASPLEDADGDTVGAICVLIDLTREEEDRKNIEAQQQNLMVVANEVTEVANRLNEASNILSDQMNNLARGVDTTADQTGQVATAMEEMNATVLEVAKNASETADASGQANRVAADGGVVVGKTVEEINSVAEITENLAVALESLSKRAENIGQVMAVINDIADQTNLLALNAAIEAARAGEAGRGFAVVADEVRKLAEKTMSATKEVEGAISLIQQSTTDVVREMDTAKERVLNTSGMAQEAGSVLDQIVDHSNSIADMVRGIATAAEQQSATSDEINTSVTHINELSQEVLSGIRESNQGIQEVSGMAQNLSELVAKFRN; translated from the coding sequence ATGAAATTCATCAGACAATCACTCGGTATCAAAGTCATACTCCTGTCTTCGCTGCTGACTATCCTCGCGTTTACGGGACTGTTCATTTACAATTCATACTCCACGTACAATCACACTCTGCACGAGGTGCAGGTGGCTGCCGAACGTGTCGGCGACATGCTTTACATGGCCATCGAGGACCCCATGAGTGTGGGCGACAATGAAGGTACGGAAAAAAAATTCGGTCATTTGAGTGAGCGGTACCCCGACCTCAAGGCATACCTCACGGACTACAAGGGCGAGATCACTTACTCCACCAGTGAAGAGACCGTCCGCAAGTCCGTATTCGACGTGCGAACAGAGAACGGCCTGCCCGACCTCATCCGGAAGGGGCTTGGAGAAAAGCTGGTTGCGGGTGAACTCATGGAGATCGACGGCAAGTTGCAGTTTGCCGAAGTCAAATCCATTGAAAATCATGAGTCCTGTTACCACTGTCACGGCAAATCCCGTAAAATTCTGGGAGCCATGGTCCTGACCGTGGATGTCAGCCCGCAGTTCGCCGCGCTGAAATCGAACCAGATCAAGTCTGCCGGTATATCCGTGCTTGGCGTGGTGGCTCTTCTGACCGCCCTGATCCTGTTCATGCGTACCAACGTGGTCAACCGCATCACGAAGATCGCGGCCACTACCGAGGAAGTCAGCAAGGGCAATCTGGACGCCAAGTTCAGCGTCAAGGGGTCCGACGAACTCGGCTCCCTGGCCCGTTATCTGGGTGAGATGGTCGATCAGATCAAGGACCAGCTCCAGTATAACAAGAGCGTTCTCGACGGCATTGTGGTGCCGTTGTTCGTGACCGATTCCAAGGAACGGTTGCAGTTCATCAATCCGCCGCTCAGGGAAATCCTCGGTTTGTCCGAAGATGAAGTAAAAGACAGGACCGTCTCCTCCATCTTCGAATGCGAGCCGGGTGATGAAGCCTGTGATGCGGCGCATGTCATTTCAAGCGGTGTGGCTATCTCCGGCAACTTCCATTACACCCGCTCCGACGGCAGGGTTTTCCCCCTGCATTTCGAGGCATCGCCTCTTGAGGATGCGGACGGGGATACTGTTGGAGCCATCTGCGTACTCATCGACCTCACACGCGAGGAAGAGGACCGCAAGAACATTGAGGCGCAGCAGCAGAATCTGATGGTGGTTGCCAACGAAGTCACCGAAGTTGCCAACCGTCTCAACGAGGCCTCCAATATCCTGTCCGACCAGATGAATAATCTGGCACGGGGTGTGGATACGACCGCTGACCAGACCGGTCAGGTTGCCACCGCCATGGAAGAGATGAATGCCACTGTCCTTGAAGTCGCCAAGAATGCTTCCGAGACAGCGGACGCTTCCGGGCAGGCAAACCGCGTGGCCGCAGACGGCGGCGTGGTGGTCGGCAAGACCGTGGAAGAGATCAACTCCGTGGCCGAGATTACGGAGAATCTGGCCGTGGCTTTGGAATCCCTTTCCAAGCGTGCCGAGAATATTGGTCAGGTCATGGCGGTTATCAACGATATCGCAGACCAGACCAACCTGCTCGCATTGAACGCTGCCATTGAAGCGGCCCGTGCCGGTGAAGCCGGTCGCGGTTTCGCAGTCGTGGCGGACGAAGTCCGCAAGCTGGCGGAAAAGACCATGAGCGCGACCAAGGAAGTCGAAGGAGCCATCTCCCTCATTCAGCAATCCACCACGGATGTAGTCCGGGAAATGGATACCGCCAAGGAGCGTGTGCTCAACACCTCCGGCATGGCACAGGAAGCGGGCAGCGTTCTTGACCAGATCGTGGACCACTCCAATTCCATAGCCGACATGGTTCGCGGCATTGCCACGGCAGCGGAGCAGCAGTCTGCCACTTCGGACGAGATCAACACCAGCGTGACGCATATCAATGAGTTGTCGCAGGAAGTGCTGTCCGGCATTCGTGAATCCAATCAGGGTATTCAGGAAGTGTCCGGAATGGCGCAGAACCTCTCCGAACTGGTAGCCAAGTTCCGTAACTAG
- a CDS encoding rubredoxin — translation MQKYVCEICGYVYDPELGDSDSDIPAGTAFDDLPDDWTCPICGAGKDSFVPED, via the coding sequence ATGCAGAAATACGTTTGTGAGATTTGCGGCTACGTATACGACCCCGAGTTGGGTGATTCTGACAGCGACATCCCCGCAGGCACCGCTTTTGACGACCTGCCGGATGATTGGACATGCCCCATCTGTGGTGCGGGCAAGGACAGCTTCGTTCCCGAAGACTAA
- a CDS encoding cytochrome c family protein, giving the protein MLHSVWSKGCIAFFATAFFVVIFMASDGRTNSGQYVGSEACAECHDKEFDNFKKFSKKAHSGDSVKIMAGDLTKSELEECYQCHVTGFGKPGGFVSFKETPELADCGCETCHGPGFDHVEEGGDTDLIKGDLEISDCETCHNPERVEAFDFKPLMYGGAH; this is encoded by the coding sequence ATGTTGCATTCTGTTTGGTCCAAGGGCTGTATCGCGTTCTTTGCGACAGCCTTTTTTGTTGTCATATTCATGGCGTCTGACGGGCGGACGAATTCGGGGCAGTATGTCGGCTCCGAAGCCTGTGCTGAATGTCATGACAAGGAATTCGATAATTTCAAGAAATTTTCCAAGAAGGCACATTCCGGGGACTCGGTCAAGATCATGGCCGGAGACCTTACCAAATCCGAACTTGAGGAATGCTACCAGTGTCATGTGACCGGCTTCGGCAAGCCCGGAGGTTTTGTCAGTTTCAAGGAAACTCCCGAACTGGCCGACTGTGGTTGCGAGACATGTCACGGTCCCGGTTTTGATCATGTCGAAGAGGGTGGTGATACCGATCTTATCAAGGGCGACCTTGAAATTTCCGATTGCGAGACCTGCCACAACCCGGAAAGGGTTGAAGCGTTTGACTTCAAACCGCTGATGTATGGCGGGGCGCACTAG
- a CDS encoding rubrerythrin: MSLKGTQTEKNILTAFIGESQARNKYTYFASVAKKEGYVQISKIFEETANHEKEHAKRLFKFLEGGMAEITASFPAGKIGSTLENLKAAAEGEKEEYEDMYPSFAKVAREEGFPEIAAVMENIAVAEAYHEERYKAFIANIENDRVFVKDDEVVWRCQNCGYNHKGTTAPVKCPACDHPQAHFEKKDTNW, encoded by the coding sequence ATGTCACTGAAAGGAACCCAGACCGAAAAGAACATTCTGACCGCTTTTATCGGCGAGTCCCAGGCTCGTAACAAGTATACCTATTTTGCCAGTGTCGCCAAGAAAGAGGGATACGTTCAGATTTCCAAGATCTTTGAAGAAACTGCCAACCACGAAAAGGAACACGCCAAGCGTCTTTTCAAGTTCCTCGAAGGCGGCATGGCCGAGATCACTGCCAGCTTTCCGGCCGGGAAGATCGGTTCCACTCTGGAGAATCTCAAGGCCGCAGCCGAGGGCGAAAAAGAAGAATACGAGGACATGTATCCTTCGTTCGCAAAGGTTGCCCGTGAAGAAGGGTTCCCCGAGATTGCCGCAGTCATGGAGAACATTGCCGTGGCCGAGGCCTACCATGAAGAACGCTACAAAGCCTTCATCGCGAATATCGAGAATGACCGTGTTTTCGTGAAGGATGACGAAGTCGTTTGGCGCTGCCAGAATTGCGGGTACAATCACAAAGGTACCACGGCTCCGGTCAAGTGTCCTGCCTGCGACCATCCCCAGGCTCATTTCGAGAAGAAAGACACCAACTGGTAA